The nucleotide window CTTAGACAGATATGGACTTGGTAAAATGCCCATTTATATAAACCATATAAAGCCTATCTTTTTAGATGAAATATTCAGTGAGCTATCGTTATCAAAGAGGGGGAACATAAAGCCCCTGGAACAGGGGAGCCAAATAACGTTATAATTCAGACAACATTCTAAGTAAGGGGGAAACAATGGGTAAAAAATGTATAATCGCTGTTTTCTGTATGTTCCTTTTATGCCTTACATCAATTGCCGCATACGGACAAACCCCTTTAGAAAAGGGTATGAAGGAGTTCAGGGATGAAAACTATGAAGAAGCACTTGAAAATCTCATCGAGGCGCGCAAGCTTGAACCAACCTCGACTGTAGCCGCTTTTTACCTCGGGCTCACCTATAAAGTCATGGAGAATTACAAAGAGGCCGTACCCCATCTGCGGGATGCCGTCACCTTTAGTCCTCCTGTCAAAGAAGCCATTGTAGAACTTATTGACTCATTGTATCAGACAAACAGTCTTGACGAAGCCTACAAGTGGATAGAGGTAGGTGAAAAAGAGGGTATCGCCCCTGCACGGATTCAGTTTCTGAAAGGGCTTTACCTTCTCAAAGAGAACAAAAACGCTGAGGCCATTACCGCCTTCGAAAAGGCAAAAGAACTGGATAAGACCGTTGCCCAGGCAGCGGATTTCCAGATTGCCAATGCCTATATGAAGATAGGGAAGTTGAAGGACTCTCAGAAGCGTTTTAAATTATTGATTACCCTTGACCCCACATCCGACCTTGCCACCTATGCGAGGGACTACGAAAGGGCGGTAACGGATAAGATAGATGCAGAGCGGCCCTTCAGGTTCAATGTCAGCCTCGGCTACAAATACGACTCAAATGTAAATGCAAGCCCTACAACAGGTACTATTTTTGATAACCCGAATAACGCATACCTTGTTTCCGGTAAGGAAGATACCGCACTAACTGCAACCTTTCGTGCCCTCTACATCGCACCTTTTTCTTTCAGAACCCCGTACAACCTCTCCGTTCAGTACTCCATCCTTGCAGACCGATATATGAGAAGG belongs to Pseudomonadota bacterium and includes:
- a CDS encoding surface lipoprotein assembly modifier translates to MGKKCIIAVFCMFLLCLTSIAAYGQTPLEKGMKEFRDENYEEALENLIEARKLEPTSTVAAFYLGLTYKVMENYKEAVPHLRDAVTFSPPVKEAIVELIDSLYQTNSLDEAYKWIEVGEKEGIAPARIQFLKGLYLLKENKNAEAITAFEKAKELDKTVAQAADFQIANAYMKIGKLKDSQKRFKLLITLDPTSDLATYARDYERAVTDKIDAERPFRFNVSLGYKYDSNVNASPTTGTIFDNPNNAYLVSGKEDTALTATFRALYIAPFSFRTPYNLSVQYSILADRYMRRDDYNLAQQSVTVTPGYSFSKIAFTVPLIFGYINLQRQIGDDFLNKLDWWSETRYLLSSGIAPTARYMINDKNILELTYGYMRNKYYNTTESTAPVDPN